TCAAGAATAAACAAATATTTGAGTTTAGAAGGAAAAAATATTTAAGATTCTGGTCATTGTAGTAGGATGATGTGTTGTTACCTGCCTTTGACGTAGCTATGTTTTTATTTTATGCAGGGGCCTATGATAGTGAGGATGGTGCTGCTCATACATATGATCTTGCTGCACTTAAGTACTGGGGTCCTGGAACCATCCTCAATTTTCCGGTACATTATTCTATCATCCAACTTCCTCTTCTTCTTGGAACAAATCCTTTGTGTACAAAGCTTTTCTCACAATAATTGCTAATGCAGTTGAATTGTCACAATAACTAGTCACCTAATCACACACATAGCGGGTTCAATGTGTGAGATATGGGTTGTTTACAGCTGTAATGGTTGAATCTGTGTCTATGCTGCAGCTAGAGACATACACCAAGGAACTTGATGAAATGCAGAAGGTGTCCAAGGAAGAATACTTGGCTTCTTTGCGCCGCCGGAGCAGTGGGTTTTCTAGAGGCGTGTCAAAGTATCGTGGGGTGGCTAGGTACTAATGAATCATGTTTGCACCTTTAGTTTTGTGGAAGCAAGGCCTTGGATGTTTTTCTTATAGCTGCTGAAATTTTAATTTTCACAGGCATCATCATAATGGGAGATGGGAGGCGCGAATTGGAAGAGTATTCGGAAACAAGTACTTGTACCTGGGGACTTACAGTATGTGTGCTTCTCCTTTCCTCTCTGTTCCTAAATGTTCACAGTTCACAGATATAATTTGCACTCACTTTTTTCCTGGCACATAACAAAATCACACATATTTCTCTACCAATTATTTACTTCAAAATTGTTTTTGTCCATCTTATATTTATTTGGAATTTTCTGAAGAACAAGATGGTGCCAATTTGTGTGCTGAACTAGATGCCAATTTCAAAACCTTTGGTTCAGTCAATGCACAGACGTGGCTGCTATTTTTCCAGTCTAGTCCAAAACATTATATATTACATGTCAAAATGAAACTGCCTGCTGCATGAAATGACCACAGGTTTTCTAATATTGAGTTTTGTTTTCACTCCACTTATGCATTGGAAAATAAAACTACAGACTCAGCCTCAAAATGGAACTTGGTAACCTACACATTGGCTGTTTAGTAATTAATGTTATTAGTTCGTAACTGTAGGTTATATTAGGAAGCTGCCAAGGTAGGTTGAAAGTTGAAACTGATAGAGTTATTAGGTGGCCAAATCAAGAGTACTTTGTATTGTTCCCCCCACAAGTAAATTCCACATGGGAAAGGACCACCAGATAGCACCATATTTTCCTGAGTAAATCAATTATTTATTAATTTATTTTTGCCAGGAAAACTTTTGATTTGGATTTGTAAAACAAAAGAAAACAATATTATCTCTTTCTTTTTTGTTCCACAATAATGAAGCCTAGCTGATTTTACTGATCTTGTTGTTCATCATATTTCGGGTTTAGTCATGGCTGTCTTGTTTTCGAGGAAAGATCTGTATTTCAATTTTAATTGTAAAAGCTCTAATATTAAGAGGGGGGCTAATTAGATTTAAACATAGAGCTCAGTTGGGGTTGAGTTTGGGTTTAGGGTTTAGGGTTTGGGCATGGCAGGAGAGATACACAATAAGCCAACAATATCTGGGTTTAAGTTTGAGCAGCAAAAGTGTGATAAGTGGAGCACGTGACACCTCCTCTTTTCTTTTCTATTTAAGGTCTGAAGGGCACGTGACACCCTTTACTGAGAAACAAAAGAAAAGTTGGTACACTGTCATTCTTCTTCTTGAAAGAAAGACAGGATGAGATTTGAGATTTCTGAGTAATTGATTTGATTCAGCCCTTTTGAAAAGGGACAGGCACTGGGTCTCACGTGTCCTATTGCTCTACTCATGCATTTCTCCAAGTCAGCCATGCCTTGTGTGACTATGCCAGATCCAAACCTTCCTAATCTTGGGTTAGCTTTGTTCTTCAATATTATTACTAGGAGAAAGCCGGAAGGCTAGCTAGTGTCAGCCGGTCACATGCGCGTCGGCGACTCTAATTTGTGTTGGGAACCATCAACGATCGGCAGTCGTTTACGTATATGTTGGTTATTCCATTATGTTTTCTTCTTCAAATGCAAGCGAGATCTAACCCTGTTTGAATTCGCTCTTCGAACGCTTAGATGAACCTTTGAAGGTTACAAAAATCATCATCGGTTGGAAGTAGCCCGTGCGCATTCGACCTTTACAGCCATACCCCTTTTCACAATTATCTTTGGGAAAATCACAATTTGAATTTATCAAGGCACATTATTTTGGTCATGTCAACTTATGAAACTTTTGGTGGAAAAAAAAAAAAAAAACTTTAAGAAATATTCAAACGAAGCAACAGTTCCTAAAGCAAATTTTAATTTGAATTAAAATACAAGATAGTCAGAATTATTTTTATTTTTATTTTTTTATGACAAGTAAACAAGAACATAGGGTTTGAAATTCAAGGCAACATATTTTAATGCATGAATTCTCTACTGTCTGGAAACATAGATCCATTGCTTCAGGTTCTATGTTTCTTTCTTTTCTTTATTATTGACTTTTGTTACATTTAGTGTTTGATTAGGTGTGGTTTAACTGAGAAAATTAGGACAAATGAAAATGAACAAAACTAAAGAAAAAAGGAAACAAAAGGATATACAAAATGAGCATGTGAAGGGTCCATCCATGTATTGGTCCCTGCACCTAATCTCTACCCTCTTCATACTTTTTAATGCAGCAAAAGGTTGGTGGCACTGAAAGTATGTGTATACTGATGAATGCGATAACTTGTATGATTTTTGCATTAGCTAAGTTATACTCGTTTCCCTTGATTAATATGTTTTAACTGTTTTAACATATTTTAGCTATTAATATGTTTTAGCTAAGTTCTTCTCAAAAATATGTTTTTAACTGTTTGTTACTCTTTGTTCATGAAGATACACAAGAAGAGGCAGCGGCAGCGTATGATATGGCAGCTATAGAGTACAGAGGAGCAAATGCGGTGACAAATTTTGATATCAGCAACTACATCGACAGACTCAAGAGTTTAGAGCCACAGGATCCACCTCTGGAATGCTCCCATGTTGCACAAGAACAAGTCGAAGTAAAACAAGAAGTACATCAATTTCAACCACAGCTACAAGAACAACAAGAGCAACAACAACAACATCAAGAACATAAGGAGGAACAGATATTGGTCTCCCCCAAACTTCAGTATCCACAGGTCGCGCCTTGCATAGAAAGTAGTACTGCTACAATGCAGGATGTCATGGATACTACAAATGAGCACCAGTCCCAGTTCAGTTGGAACTTTTTGGACAATCTTCTTCCGGTTCCTGACATCCCACTGGATAATAAGCCCTCGGAGTTACCAGACTTGTTTGAGGACTTGGGATTTGAAGAAAATTTTGACTTGATATTTGGAGGTGCAAGTGATATCAATTTGAGTGGCTTACTGGACACTGCAGCTTGTGGGGTTCAAGCTGGTGTGCCGGAAAACTTGGATGATAATGGGTCTCCATCTCCTTCTCCTTCTCCATCTTCAACTACTACATCGGTTTCTTGTAACTACTCTGTTTGAAGGCCCAAATCTGAGGCTTGTGGATTGTTGGGGTTGGTCTAGTTTGTTGTGGTTTGTTGTTGGTGGGTGGGTTGAAGGCAGGGAATCGAAAACATGTTTTGGTCGTTTATGTATCTTCGGTTATGGTTAGAAAATAGAAAATTTCTTTGTTTCGTATCAAGAAAAAATGAAAGCAGATAACACCATGGGATCTTTATGAAGAGTCTATCGTCAGTTCATTTGGTTCAACACATAAATTTATGTTTGGTTCGCAGAAAGTAAGTTTATGTCAAGGAAAGAAAATTAAAGGAAAGGAAAATATGAGGGGAAAAATGGTTCATTCTAAAATCCATAAGCTCATTAATTAACCTTGGTTGTCACATAAATATTTAGTGACATTACATAGAAGTCGTCGTTGAAGCAACCTATTGCAAGGAAGTTTAATTTGTAACAAAAAAATATCAATCGACAACTAGTAGAATTCGTTGCTTAATTAGTTTGTAGTGAGGAAGTTTAGTTGTCACATAAGTATTAAATGTAAACGACACCTCGTTAAAGTTGTTGCCCAATTGATTTCAACGAAGAAATTAAACTTGTCACATAAACATTACCCAACAACTCAAAGAATTTGTCGCAAAAATATCTTTAGCAACAAAAAATATAGTTGTTCCATAAACATTAAATGACAATTGGCTAAATTTGTCGTCTAATTAAGCTTTTGTGAGAAAGTTTAAGTGGACACAAAAATATTAATCGATAATTGGAAAAGTTGTCACATAATTGATATTTCGCGAGGAATTGGTAATGTCATATAAGTGACAATTGTTAATTTGTTGCAAGTACCTAGTTTTTACCACAAACTAGTTTTCGCTGATGAGATTATGAGCGACAAATGAAATTCCTTGCATTTGCCAAGCTTTTGCGACGAATTTAGGGTTGTCGCAATTAAATTCCTCACTTTTGTATTTTTATTTATAGTGATTTTCATCATTTCGTTATCGATTTAAGTCACTAGGTTTGAATTTCGGGCTCAAGACCTAAATGGTTAACGACACTAAACTGATAAACGAGCGGTATGCAACTATACATCTTCATAACCTTCCACATTATACCCACTTCTGCAAGCCCCAAAGATGTGTGGATGTGGCTTAGGTCCACATCAATGGGCATGTTTGTTTGGTGGGGTAAAGTCAAGGTTCAACATAAAACCATATGATTTTATATGAATTGCGCATCTATGCTAGTATTTTATCGTGTGACAACGCTCTAATCAATCACACGATTTTTCAGGTATCAACATTATTTTAATGGTTTTCCATCACAATGATTGTAGCTTTTTGAGCATATTTTAGTATCTTTTTCAAGCTGATGTTAGTAGATTTTCTATTTTTATTTAGATTGATTTTCCTTCCTTTCATGTATGGGCGCAACAATTGATGTTTTTAGTTTTCATTTCAAATACTAATATTTAGTTGTGTTTTTGTTTGTGCATAATTCTTCTTTTTTCTTTTGTGGTAGTAGATTTTGAAGATCATGTAAATTTGAATACTGAAGTCTCTATTGACCAAGAGAACATTCGGCCAACCAAAAAATGTTTGAAATTATTTTTCGTGTTGAATATGAAAAAAATTATGTATATGAGTTTAGAGCATCACCATTGAAAACTTACAGTTGCTTTATACAACGATTGTAGTAGAGTTTCGAAGCTATGGTATTGGCTTTCTACAACTATGGAAATATCTTATTAATTACATAATTATATTATTGTTGTACGACGCATAATTTTTGTATTATTGAATATGTTTTCTTCTCTTGATTTCCGTAGCATTAATTATGTGGTTCTACCTCTTTACATTTTCATAGCTTTCTAAGTCTGCTTGGTAGTGTAGCTTTTAGAAATCTTATCATAGTAGCATTTTTTGCTAGTAACACGGTAGCTTTTGCTGCTGGTGACAATAGCTTTAATACATTGTCGGAGCCGAAAATCTAACTACAGTAACTTTTATTGTTGGTGACTGTAGGTTTTGTGATCTCATCGGAGGTCGTCAGAATTCTTGCCATAGTATCTTTCGTTGCTGATGACAGTAGTTTTTCTGTTTCTTGGTGACCTCGCTAGAAACCCGCTAGAGCATTGTTGTAGGTCATGGAAAATCCTCCAAGTCGGCCGGAGATCTTACCAGAAAAGGAAGTGAATGTTGACCTTTTGCTCTATTTTCATTTTCATAAATATGAGAGATAAGCTGATTTTTCTGGCTCGATAATGGTTTTCTTAATTTTGTCTAATTCGAGTGCTGGGGTGGGAATATATTTTTGGGTGTACCTGTTCACAAAAGTGACCAAAAATATGAAACCCTTGTGAGGCTTTTCCAAAGAGAAAAAAAAAAGGAAAAAAGATTTCATTTGATAGCTTTTGAAGTGTCGATGGGTTGGGGGTGAAAGAGTAATAATAGGAGGAGGTACCTACGAACGCGTAATAATTTGGAAACAGTAAACAAGTGAACCGAATACAAAATAGGGAAGGCAGAGACGAAGACGAAGACGAGTCACTGTCGCTTCGGGGGTGTACGCTCTCTCCGCTACCAACTCTCTTTCTCTCTTCGCCCCAAACCCTAAAGCTCCACTCTAAACCCAAACCAATGCTACTAATCACAAGATTGGGGCTTCACGACACCAGGTTTGGGCTCCAGTTCCTCTTATTTCGTTCGTTAGATCCCTTTTGTTTGTTTGTTTGTTTGTTTTGCCAGCATTCTCTGTTCCAGTTCAACTGAATGTTAGTTTGATTTTGGAACCAGAACTCATGTTAATTCCTGCAACTGGTTAGGCTTTGGTGTTACAATAATCTATGTTAGGGTAAAACAGGGAAAACTAAAGAGCTATACGGAAAGGGCTTTGTTGTTATTAATGCTTGATGTTGTAAGAAAAAGAAATACTTTAACTGATCCTTGCTTTTTGCATCTGGGAATGTTTGCTTACATTGTCAATAATGATGAATATTTTCAGTTGATCCAACCATGAGGAACTGTTTCTAGTCAGAGAGCCCAGAAAAGACACTAGGGTTGTTGATACTGTTCAAGAAACTGTCATGGACTCTGAAATCTTCTTAGATGTTGAAGCGGAAGACAGGGAATCTGATAAAGGTGTAAAACAAAATGCAAATGATAATTTTGCAGGGAGAGAAATAATCACACAGGATGAGGATGGGAATACTAAACCATATGTCGGAATGGAGTTTGAATCAGAGGATGCTGCCAAGGCTCTCTATGATGCGTATGCCAGGTGTGCTGGTTTTAGCACCCATGTTGGTCAGTTTACTCGTAATAAGCCCGATGGACCAATAGTGACATGGGAGTTTGCATGTTCAAGAGAGGTATTCAGAAAAAAGAATGTCGAAAGTTGCAATGCTATGCTACGTGTAGAGAGAAAGGATGCAAACACTTGGGTTGCCACTAAGTTTATTGAGGACCACAACCATTCGATGGAAAGTCCAAATAAAGTCCATTACCTTCGACCGCGTAGACACTTTGCAGGTGCTGCAAAGAATACAGCTGAGACTTTGGATGTCTCTTCTGATGCTTATGTCTCTATGGATGGGAATCATGCCCCTTATGAACCAAATCGTGGAGGTAGGAGTGTCTCTCCTGTTGAACCAAATCCTCCTGCCAGGAATGTTGCGCCTATTAACTACACAGGGCCTTCTAGCCGGAAGAGAACACTTGGAAGAGATGCCCAAAATCTTCTAAACTATTTCAAGAAGATGCAAGCTGAAAATCCTGGATTTTATTATGCCATACAGCTTGATGATGAAAACCGCATGACTAATGTTTTCTGGACTGATGCGAGATCGAGGACTACTTACAACTACTTTGGAGATGCTGTAATTTTTGATACAATGTATCGACCAAATCAGTACCAGGTGCCATTTGCTCCTTTTACCGGTGTAAATCATCATGGCCAGATGGTATTGTTTGGCTGTGCACTACTTCTAGATGAGTCTGAGTCTTCCTTTACTTGGCTGTTTAAGACATGGCTTTCTGCAATGAATGATCGGCCTCCTATTTCTATAACTACTGACCAGGATAGAGCAATACAAGTGGCTGTAGCGCAGGTATTCCCAGATACGCGCCACTGCATATGCAAGTGGCACATTTTAAGAGAAGGCCAAGAAAGACTGGCTCATATATATCTTGCTAATCCTTCTTTTTATGGAGAGCTGTATAGCTGCATCAACTTTTCAGAGAAAATTGAGGATTTTGAATCATCATGGCTGTCCCTTCTTGATAGGTATGACCTTCGGAGAAATGATTGGCTACAGGCAGTGTATAATGCTCGAAAGCAGTGGGCCCCAGTTTATTTTCGTGGGACTTTCTTTGCTGCAATTTCCTCAAATCAGGGAGTTAGATCTTTCTTTGATGGCTATGTGAATCAACAGACGAGTATACCTCTGTTTTTTAAGCAGTATGAAAGGGCTCTGGAGCATGCATTAGAAAAAGAAATAGAAGCAGATTATGATACCATTTGCACCACACCAGTACTGAAGACACCATCACCAATGGAACAACAGGCAGCTAACTTGTATACAAAAAAAGTATTTGCCAAGTTTCAGGAGGAATTAGTTGAAACTTTTGTCTATACTGCAAATAGGATAGATGAAGATGGGCTTGTCAGTAAATACAGGGTTGCAAAGTATGAACATGATGACAAGGCTTATATAGTTGAATTAAATGTCTCTGAGATGAAAGCAAGCTGCAGCTGTCAGATGTTTGAACATGCTGGCATCCTCTGTAGACATATTTTGACTGTCTTCACCGTCACAAATGTTCTTACCCTTCCATCACAGTACATATTGAAGCGATGGACAAGGAATGCCAAATCTTGGGTTGGAGTAGATGAACAGATCTCAGATCCGCAA
Above is a window of Fragaria vesca subsp. vesca linkage group LG7, FraVesHawaii_1.0, whole genome shotgun sequence DNA encoding:
- the LOC101291857 gene encoding protein FAR1-RELATED SEQUENCE 3-like, producing the protein MDSEIFLDVEAEDRESDKGVKQNANDNFAGREIITQDEDGNTKPYVGMEFESEDAAKALYDAYARCAGFSTHVGQFTRNKPDGPIVTWEFACSREVFRKKNVESCNAMLRVERKDANTWVATKFIEDHNHSMESPNKVHYLRPRRHFAGAAKNTAETLDVSSDAYVSMDGNHAPYEPNRGGRSVSPVEPNPPARNVAPINYTGPSSRKRTLGRDAQNLLNYFKKMQAENPGFYYAIQLDDENRMTNVFWTDARSRTTYNYFGDAVIFDTMYRPNQYQVPFAPFTGVNHHGQMVLFGCALLLDESESSFTWLFKTWLSAMNDRPPISITTDQDRAIQVAVAQVFPDTRHCICKWHILREGQERLAHIYLANPSFYGELYSCINFSEKIEDFESSWLSLLDRYDLRRNDWLQAVYNARKQWAPVYFRGTFFAAISSNQGVRSFFDGYVNQQTSIPLFFKQYERALEHALEKEIEADYDTICTTPVLKTPSPMEQQAANLYTKKVFAKFQEELVETFVYTANRIDEDGLVSKYRVAKYEHDDKAYIVELNVSEMKASCSCQMFEHAGILCRHILTVFTVTNVLTLPSQYILKRWTRNAKSWVGVDEQISDPQGVEILTVRFNNLCQEAIKYAEEGAVAVETYNAAMIALRDSGKRIADMKKNVAKAAPPSSHDSGSIQEESIKKVPLAFGEMVPPLWPWQEALPHRFNLNDVGVPVTGINQPSMAGSIQPDGGHPDNTVVYTCFKSMTWVIENKNSTSAGKVAVINLKLQDYGKNPAGETDVQFRVTRVTLEPMLRSMAYIGQQLSAPANRVAVINLKLQDTNTASGETEVKFQVSRDTLDSMLRSMVYIHEQL
- the LOC101291560 gene encoding ethylene-responsive transcription factor WRI1-like yields the protein MKRSPSYSCSSSSSSSSSCAGPEIPTNQKQSDKPKPKRSRKTPNKSAEKCQNSGRRSSIYRGVTRHRWTGRYEAHLWDKTSWNDIQKKKGRQVYLGAYDSEDGAAHTYDLAALKYWGPGTILNFPLETYTKELDEMQKVSKEEYLASLRRRSSGFSRGVSKYRGVARHHHNGRWEARIGRVFGNKYLYLGTYNTQEEAAAAYDMAAIEYRGANAVTNFDISNYIDRLKSLEPQDPPLECSHVAQEQVEVKQEVHQFQPQLQEQQEQQQQHQEHKEEQILVSPKLQYPQVAPCIESSTATMQDVMDTTNEHQSQFSWNFLDNLLPVPDIPLDNKPSELPDLFEDLGFEENFDLIFGGASDINLSGLLDTAACGVQAGVPENLDDNGSPSPSPSPSSTTTSVSCNYSV